A genomic stretch from Malus domestica chromosome 15, GDT2T_hap1 includes:
- the LOC103401403 gene encoding protein RER1A-like, translated as MDTGAAGVGLAAAAVDDPFKGSPFAAVSDWSYGVSRRYQHVLDRTTPHVLYRWLACLAAALIYVLRVYLVQGFYVVSYGLGIYILNLLIGFLSPQVDPEIHDLSSSDGPSLPTRGSDEFRPFVRRLPEFKFWYSITKAFCIAFAMTFFSAFDVPVFWPILLFYWVVLFVLTMRRQIVHMIKYKYVPFSFGKQRYDGKKAHSSSVKATTLLPRD; from the exons ATGGACACTGGAGCGGCGGGAGTGGGTCTCGCCGCAGCAGCCGTCGACGATCCGTTCAAGGGATCGCCGTTCGCCGCCGTGTCGGATTGGAGTTACGGCGTTTCGCGGCGCTACCAGCACGTGCTCGACCGCACGACGCCGCACGTGCTGTACCGGTGGCTGGCGTGCCTGGCGGCGGCCTTAATCTACGTCTTACGCGTGTACCTGGTCCAAGGCTTCTACGTGGTGTCGTACGGCTTGGGGATCTACATTCTCAACCTCCTCATCGGGTTTCTCTCTCCTCAGGTCGACCCGGAGATCCACGACCTCTCCTCCTCCGACGGCCCCTCCCTCCCAACCCGCGGATCCGATGAGTTCCGCCCCTTCGTCCGCCGCCTCCCCGAGTTCAAGTTCTG GTACTCAATCACCAAGGCATTTTGCATCGCTTTTGCGATGACATTCTTCAGTGCGTTTGATGTACCTGTGTTCTGGCCAATACTTCTCTTCTACTGGGTGGTGCTCTTCGTTCTCACCATGAGGAGACAGATTGTACACATGATCAAATACAAATACGTCCCCTTCTCTTTTGGGAAACAG CGGTACGATGGAAAGAAAGCTCATTCGTCTTCAGTAAAGGCTACAACCCTCCTCCCTAGGGACTGA
- the LOC103416020 gene encoding phosphatidylinositol 3,4,5-trisphosphate 3-phosphatase and protein-tyrosine-phosphatase PTEN2A-like, translating into MESKANDPSTQPPAKDSGVENATAASGQDNNSTQYAKAVSGVFLSFTKGLFNTSQSAVKAVQVKARHLVSQNKRRYQEGGFDLDLTYITENIIAMGFPAGDISSGLFGYVEGFYRNHMEEVIRFLETTHKGKYKVYNLCSERLYDASRFEGKAASFPFDDHNCPPIELIESFCRSAHSWLKEGIENVVVVHCKAGMARTGVMICSLLLLLKFFPTAAEAMNYYNHKRCIDGKALVLPSQIRYVKYFEHILKHFNGETPPPRRCMLRGFRLHNCPYWIRPSITISDHKGILFSSRKHPKTKDLMPEDFWISARKKGIVVFALPGEPGLAELVGDFKIHFLDSHGDFYCWLNTMTENRKILTADDLDDFDKRKFPCPGFQVEVVMIDYDGTALPTKDKADSSGRKPEGSSSDANASSRGVAGNPNQSKIFQREDGDDVFSDSDGDEPGDKTSRQPEANSRAGIAASNHPSNTRSVDSPRRTSRKPTSDGAEKSHLGHSRKLSSSGADDIRAIAADASVFSFGDDDFDSE; encoded by the exons ATGGAGTCGAAAGCTAATGACCCGTCAACTCAACCTCCTGCTAAAGATTCTGGGGTTGAAAATGCTACTGCTGCCTCTGGTCAAGATAATAATAGCACTCAATATGCAAAAGCGGTATCTGGGGTTTTTCTTTCATTTACAAAGGGTTTGTTTAACACATCTCAGAGCGCAGTGAAGGCTGTGCAGGTCAAGGCGCGCCATTTGGTCTCTCAAAACAAACGAAGATACCAG gaggggggttttgatttggatctGACATACATTACTGAGAATATAATTGCAATGGGTTTCCCAGCTGGAGATATAAGCTCAGGTCTATTTGGATATGTTGAG GGTTTTTACCGAAACCACATGGAAGAAGTCATCAGATTTCTTGAGACTACTCACAAG GGAAAATATAAAGTGTACAATCTTTGTTCAGAGAGATTGTATGATGCATCGCGATTTGAGGGGAAG GCTGCAAGCTTCCCGTTTGATGATCATAATTGCCCCCCAATCGAACTCATAGAATCTTTCTGTCGAAGTGCTCATTCATGGTTAAAGGAGGGCATTGAAAATGTTGTGGTCGTCCATTGTAAAGCTGGTATGGCAAGGACAGGAGTAATGATTTGTAGCCTTCTCTTACTTCTTAAG TTCTTCCCTACGGCTGCGGAGGCCATGAATTACTATAACCATAAAAGATGTATAGATGGAAAGGCTTTGGTTCTCCCTAGTCAGATT AGATATGTCAAATACTTTGAGCATATCTTAAAACACTTCAATGGAGAAACTCCTCCACCTCGAAG GTGCATGCTCAGGGGATTTCGGCTTCACAATTGCCCTTATTGGATTAGGCCCTCCATTACAATCTCGGATCATAAAG gaattttgttctcatcaagaaagcatccaaaaacaaaagaTCTTATG CCAGAAGATTTCTGGATCAGTGCACGGAAGAAAGGGATTGTGGTTTTCGCTCTACCAGGGGAACCTGGTCTTGCTGAGTTAGTGGGGGATTTCAAAATCCATTTCCTAGATAGCCATGGAGATTTCTATTG CTGGTTAAATACAATGacagaaaacagaaaaatcTTAACCGCAGATGACCTCGATGATTTTGACAAG AGAAAATTCCCTTGTCCAGGATTTCAGGTTGAAGTTGTGATGATAGACTATGATGGTACTGCTTTGCCTACAAAAGATAAAGCAGATTCTTCCGGTAGAAAACCTGAGGGTAGCTCAAGTGACGCCAATGCTTCAAGTCGTGGTGTTGCAGGAAACCCCAACCAAAGTAAAATCTTTCAGCGTGAAGATGGTGACGATGTATTTTCAGATAGTGATGGAGATGAGCCTGGGGATAAAACGAGCAGGCAACCGGAAGCTAATTCTAGAGCTGGAATTGCTGCATCCAATCATCCATCTAACACCAGAAGTGTGGATAGCCCGCGGAGAACTTCCAGAAAACCGACTAGTGATGGAGCTGAAAAATCTCACCTGGGCCACTCCCGCAAGTTGAGCTCATCGGGGGCAGATGATATAAGGGCGATAGCCGCGGATGCTTCAGTTTTCTCTTTCGGGGATGACGATTTTGATAGTGAATGA
- the LOC103431594 gene encoding small RNA degrading nuclease 1-like isoform X2, giving the protein MDDLFATAEKKVLVEIVKLSQKRGMKGDKGDWKQFLSSYDKKFGASLSDPGRRSNDVLTAFLKTLNNEDDLKVLAKVVQCHTTRQAVEQLLKNFPENESPEQKLVCATLEHPQYPLDYSFASNDQDWVATKLGKKSKVMTSNAMFAVDCEMVLCEDGSEALVKVCVVDADLQVKLNEFVNPCKEVTDYRSEITGVSASDLDGITCTLKDIQKLLKKLLSDGTILVGHSLCNDLQALKLEHARVIDTAYIYRYSDGPIHRKPSLNNLCKSVLGYEVRKQGSPHNCLDDACAAMKLVLAKIKGEVGVIAPPAQEDVREVNMAKLLLHRIPITVPSEELHNVIPGNYTIQVKQPSVKVQGDKYSAFAIFTSPQEAHQAYEKVQGSREKDSCGRPQKLIAFKLSTGVTADLFVRKMANVDSSAQVSSKRALEVEENSGVHKKQKTGQKAEEETTAELNQCCDHLKEMERLKEEQQKALEKCSDQLKEIEGLKQQLQNKEFEISTLNKIVSKLQGGKKKGK; this is encoded by the exons TGGGGCTAGCTTGAGTGATCCCGGTAGGCGGTCCAACGATGTACTGACTGCATTTTTGAAGACTTTGAACAATGAGGATGATTTGAAG gttttggCTAAAGTTGTCCAATGCCATACAACCCGCCAAGCCGTGGAGCAATTGTTAAAGAATTTTCCGGAAAATGAATCCCCGGAGCAG AAGCTTGTCTGTGCAACTCTTGAGCACCCACAATATCCACTGGATTACTCGTTCGCATCAAATGATCAG GATTGGGTAGCTACAAAGCTAGGTAAAAAATCCAAGGTGATGACCTCAAATGCAATGTTTGCTGTTGATTGTGAGATGGTTCTATGTGAAGATGGCTCTGAAGCTTTAGTAAAGGTGTGCGTAGTGGATGCCGATTTACAG GTCAAACTGAATGAATTTGTAAACCCTTGCAAAGAAGTTACTGATTACAGATCTGAGATTACAGGAGTTTCAGCATCGGATTTGGATGGAATTACATGCACATTGAAGGATATACAG AAACTCTTGAAGAAGTTGTTGTCAGATGGTACTATTTTAGTCGGGCATAGCTTATGTAATGACCTGCAAG CACTGAAGTTAGAACATGCCAGGGTGATCGATACTGCATATATCTACAGATACTCTGATGGACCTATTCATAGAAAACCTTCCTTGAACAATTTGTGCAAG TCTGTATTGGGTTATGAAGTCCGGAAGCAAGGTTCTCCACACAATTGTCTGGATGATGCTTGTGCTGCAATGAAACTAGTTCTTGCTAAGATAAAGGGCGAAGTTGGTGTTATTGCCCCCCCAGCACAGGAGGAT GTACGTGAAGTTAATATGGCAAAGCTACTCCTGCATAGGATACCAATTACAGTGCCTAGTGAAGAACTGCACAATGTCATTCCTGGGAACTATACAATACAAGTCAAG CAACCATCTGTGAAAGTGCAAGGAGATAAATATTCTGCCTTTGCTATCTTTACGAGTCCACAAGAAGCACATCAGGCATATGAAAAAGTCCAAGGCAGCCGGGAGAAG GACTCATGTGGACGGCCCCAGAAACTTATTGCATTTAAGCTCAGCACAGGTGTAACTGCTGATTTATTCGTTCGTAAAATGGCAAACGTTGATTCCTCTGCCCAAGTCTCATCAAAGAGAGCTTTAGAAGTTGAAGAGAACTCGGGTGtacataaaaaacaaaagacagGTCAGAAAGCAGAAGAGGAGACAACGGCAGAGCTAAATCAGTGCTGCGATCACCTTAAAGAGATGGAACGTTTGAAGGAAGAACAACAAAAGGCCCTAGAGAAGTGTTCTGATCAATTAAAGGAGATTGAAGGACTGAAGCAGCAACTTCAAAATAAAGAGTTTGAAATTTCGACACTGAATAAGATTGTTTCTAAACTCCAAGGGGGCAAGAAAAAAGGGAAGTAG
- the LOC103431594 gene encoding small RNA degrading nuclease 1-like isoform X1, whose product MDDLFATAEKKVLVEIVKLSQKRGMKGDKGDWKQFLSSYDKKFGASLSDPGRRSNDVLTAFLKTLNNEDDLKVLAKVVQCHTTRQAVEQLLKNFPENESPEQSLLDSINFVVMMAMQKLVCATLEHPQYPLDYSFASNDQDWVATKLGKKSKVMTSNAMFAVDCEMVLCEDGSEALVKVCVVDADLQVKLNEFVNPCKEVTDYRSEITGVSASDLDGITCTLKDIQKLLKKLLSDGTILVGHSLCNDLQALKLEHARVIDTAYIYRYSDGPIHRKPSLNNLCKSVLGYEVRKQGSPHNCLDDACAAMKLVLAKIKGEVGVIAPPAQEDVREVNMAKLLLHRIPITVPSEELHNVIPGNYTIQVKQPSVKVQGDKYSAFAIFTSPQEAHQAYEKVQGSREKDSCGRPQKLIAFKLSTGVTADLFVRKMANVDSSAQVSSKRALEVEENSGVHKKQKTGQKAEEETTAELNQCCDHLKEMERLKEEQQKALEKCSDQLKEIEGLKQQLQNKEFEISTLNKIVSKLQGGKKKGK is encoded by the exons TGGGGCTAGCTTGAGTGATCCCGGTAGGCGGTCCAACGATGTACTGACTGCATTTTTGAAGACTTTGAACAATGAGGATGATTTGAAG gttttggCTAAAGTTGTCCAATGCCATACAACCCGCCAAGCCGTGGAGCAATTGTTAAAGAATTTTCCGGAAAATGAATCCCCGGAGCAG AGTTTGTTAGATAGTATTAATTTTGTCGTGATGATGGCCATGCAGAAGCTTGTCTGTGCAACTCTTGAGCACCCACAATATCCACTGGATTACTCGTTCGCATCAAATGATCAG GATTGGGTAGCTACAAAGCTAGGTAAAAAATCCAAGGTGATGACCTCAAATGCAATGTTTGCTGTTGATTGTGAGATGGTTCTATGTGAAGATGGCTCTGAAGCTTTAGTAAAGGTGTGCGTAGTGGATGCCGATTTACAG GTCAAACTGAATGAATTTGTAAACCCTTGCAAAGAAGTTACTGATTACAGATCTGAGATTACAGGAGTTTCAGCATCGGATTTGGATGGAATTACATGCACATTGAAGGATATACAG AAACTCTTGAAGAAGTTGTTGTCAGATGGTACTATTTTAGTCGGGCATAGCTTATGTAATGACCTGCAAG CACTGAAGTTAGAACATGCCAGGGTGATCGATACTGCATATATCTACAGATACTCTGATGGACCTATTCATAGAAAACCTTCCTTGAACAATTTGTGCAAG TCTGTATTGGGTTATGAAGTCCGGAAGCAAGGTTCTCCACACAATTGTCTGGATGATGCTTGTGCTGCAATGAAACTAGTTCTTGCTAAGATAAAGGGCGAAGTTGGTGTTATTGCCCCCCCAGCACAGGAGGAT GTACGTGAAGTTAATATGGCAAAGCTACTCCTGCATAGGATACCAATTACAGTGCCTAGTGAAGAACTGCACAATGTCATTCCTGGGAACTATACAATACAAGTCAAG CAACCATCTGTGAAAGTGCAAGGAGATAAATATTCTGCCTTTGCTATCTTTACGAGTCCACAAGAAGCACATCAGGCATATGAAAAAGTCCAAGGCAGCCGGGAGAAG GACTCATGTGGACGGCCCCAGAAACTTATTGCATTTAAGCTCAGCACAGGTGTAACTGCTGATTTATTCGTTCGTAAAATGGCAAACGTTGATTCCTCTGCCCAAGTCTCATCAAAGAGAGCTTTAGAAGTTGAAGAGAACTCGGGTGtacataaaaaacaaaagacagGTCAGAAAGCAGAAGAGGAGACAACGGCAGAGCTAAATCAGTGCTGCGATCACCTTAAAGAGATGGAACGTTTGAAGGAAGAACAACAAAAGGCCCTAGAGAAGTGTTCTGATCAATTAAAGGAGATTGAAGGACTGAAGCAGCAACTTCAAAATAAAGAGTTTGAAATTTCGACACTGAATAAGATTGTTTCTAAACTCCAAGGGGGCAAGAAAAAAGGGAAGTAG